A genomic region of Candidozyma auris chromosome 5, complete sequence contains the following coding sequences:
- the OPT1 gene encoding oligopeptide transporter produces MDKIKATLFKERQVDLSHEEKNVSNSSEDDTPVALVVSKSQEYDPIDHAIAAEISKDGYAAITVEDDSPYPEVRASVPSTDDPSIPQSTIRMWVLGFILTTLGCGMNLLFSFHAPAFSITTYVTSILAYPLGRGWQYIMPDIKIFGMPLNPGPFNLKEHTIITIMGSVSFGGGAAYATDILLAQNKFYNSDYGVGFAICAILSTQIIGFSLAGMARKILVEAPSAVWPANLVTATFLTNMHVNENHVANGWRISRYAFFAIVFCSSFVWYFFPGYMFQALSYFAWPTWIAPDNAVVNQVFGASSGMGLMPITFDWNQIAGYVGSPLIPPASVILTIALSIVIIYWVCVSAIYYTNTWWSQYLPLSSSTNFDRYGESYNVSRIMNTENLTFNEKAYKEYSPLFMSTTFAISYGVSFASIIATVVHTALFHGHDIWNQIRQKDRPDVHQRLMKNYKNIPEWWFLIVFLCAFALSIVTIRVWNTEMPVWALIVALLIAVFFLLPVGIIYSITNIAVGLNVVTEFIIGYMVPGKPLAMMFFKTYGYITNNQAVTFAQDMKLGHYMKIKPRLLFWAQMLATIWGSLVQIGVLRWAYGSIDNLCDPQQKNHYTCPNGRVFFQASLLFFFLLGFLPVVNWLICKRWPNSPVRWLNWPVFFSGTGMIPPATPYNYVNYCAVGIIFGVFIKKRFTHWYFKYNYSLSAGLDIGLAWASLIIFLCLNLTNASFPDWWGNNVINTADTNGTAVSKILKPGEAIGPDTW; encoded by the exons ATGGACAAGATCAAGGCGACGCTCTTCAAAGAGCGCCAGGTCGACCTCTCGCacgaggagaagaatgtGCTGAACTCTTCTGAAGACGATACCCCCGTGGCGCTTGTGGTGTCCAAGTCCCAGGAGTACGATCCCATCGACCATGCTATTGCTGCTGAAATTTCCAAGGACGGCTATGCTGCCATCACGGTTGAGGACGACTCGCCGTACCCAGAAGTGAGAGCCTCGGTGCCCTCGACTGACGACCCGCTGATTCCCCAGAGCACCATTCGTATGTGGGTGTTGGGGTTCATCTTGACCACGTTGGGGTGTGGGATGAACTTACTCTTCTCCTTCCACGCTCCTGCCTTCTCCATCACCACCTACGTCACCTCCATCTTGGCCTACCCGCTTGGGCGTGGCTGGCAGTACATCATGCCCGATATCAAGATTTTTGGAATGCCGTTGAACCCCGGgcccttcaacttgaaggagcacaccatcatcaccatcatggGCTCGGTTTCCTTTGGCGGTGGTGCTGCTTACGCTACCGACATTCTTTTGGCGCAGAACAAGTTCTACAATTCTGATTACGGCGTCGGTTTTGCCATCTGTGCCATTCTCTCCACCCAGATCATCGGCTTCTCGCTTGCTGGCATGGCCAGAAAAATCCTCGTGGAGGCGCCATCGGCAGTGTGGCCCGCCAACTTGGTTACCGCtaccttcttgacaaacaTGCACGTTAACGAGAACCATGTGGCCAACGGCTGGAGGATCTCCAGATACGCTTTTTTCGCCATTGTGTTCTGCTCCTCCTTTGTGTGGTACTTCTTCCCCGGCTACATGTTCCAGGCCTTGTCGTACTTTGCCTGGCCTACGTGGATTGCTCCCGATAACGCTGTGGTCAATCAGGTTTTTGGTGCTTCCTCAGGCATGGGGTTGATGCCCATCACTTTTGACTGGAACCAGATCGCCGGCTACGTCGGCTCCCCCTTGATTCCTCCTGCCTCCGTCATTCTCACCATTGCCCTTTCCATCGTCATCATTTACTGGGTCTGTGTGTCTGCCATCTACTACACAAACACCTGGTGGTCCCAGTACCTCCCCTTGTCGCTGTCGACCAACTTCGACAGATACGGCGAATCCTACAATGTGCTGAGAATCATGAACACCGAGAACTTGACTTTCAACGAAAAGGCCTACAAGGAGTACTCGCCGTTGTTCATGTCCACCACCTTCGCCATCTCCTACGGTGTGTCTTTCGCCTCCATCATTGCCACCGTGGTCCACACAGCTCTTTTCCACGGCCACGATATCTGGAACCAGATCAGACAGAAGGACAGACCCGATGTTCACCAgagattgatgaaaaacTACAAAAACATCCCTGAGTGGTGGTTCTTGATTGTTTTCCTCTGTGCGTTCGCCCTTTCCATCGTCACCATCAGAGTGTGGAACACCGAGATGCCCGTGTGGGCCCTTATTGTGGCTCTTCTCATTGctgttttcttcttgttgccTGTTGGTATCATCTactccatcaccaacattgCCGTTGGCTTAAACGTGGTCACCGAGTTCATCATCGGCTACATGGTCCCTGGTAAGCCATTGGCCATGATGTTTTTCAAGACTTACGGttacatcaccaacaaccAGGCGGTCACTTTTGCTCAGGACATGAAGCTCGGCCACTACATGAAGATCAAGCCCCGTCTTTTGTTCTGGGCACAGATGCTTGCCACCATTTGGGGCTCTCTTGTCCAGATTGGTGTTTTGAGATGGGCCTACGGCAGCATCGATAACTTGTGTGACCCTCAGCAGAAGAATCACTACACTTGTCCTAACGGTAGAGTGTTCTTCCAGGCCTCG ttgttgttcttcttcttgcttggATTTTTGCCAGTGGTCAACTGGCTCATCTGCAAGAGATGGCCCAACTCGCCCGTTAGATGGCTCAACTGGCCCGTGTTCTTCTCGGGTACAGGTATGATTCCTCCAGCCACTCCATACAACTACGTCAACTACTGTGCCGTTGGTATCATCTTTGGTgttttcatcaagaagagattcACCCACTGGTACTTCAAGTACAACTACTCTCTTTCCGCTGGTTTGGACATTGGGTTGGCGTGGGCATCCTTGATCATtttcttgtgcttgaaCTTGACAAACGCCTCGTTCCCTGATTGGTGGGGAAACAACGTCATCAACACTGCTGACACCAACGGTACGGCTGTGAGCAAGATTCTTAAACCAGGAGAGGCTATTGGCCCAGACACCTGGTGA